A window from Borrelia sp. P9F1 encodes these proteins:
- a CDS encoding calcium/sodium antiporter, translated as MEYIHFFYVAFGIFLLYLGGDYLLKSSVSIATYFKVPSLLIGVTVVSFSTSAPELFTSLIASFKGKNEIIVSNIIGSNIINMLLALPLTGVFLSIETEFKRLRLSFIVLFLLMFLLLLFSFDPNALAFFKMPYYKTSSLIIFAFFLFYLFLFYKEERKYNFVLKEAEEINYDSGAKFLLLNAFSLVLSIYFLYLGSKLLVDSSVYIAHNIFNVSEKVIGIILVAFGTSIPEIVVSLFSVARKETEIAIGNIIGSNIFNIGLILASSSFIRPVLMSDVYFVDFGVMVAVALILLLVVKFKGVFSKGPSILFLLLYALYNAFLFVVV; from the coding sequence TTGGAATACATTCATTTTTTTTATGTAGCATTTGGTATATTTCTGTTGTATCTCGGTGGGGACTATCTTTTAAAGAGTTCTGTAAGCATTGCCACTTATTTTAAAGTTCCTAGTCTTTTAATCGGTGTTACTGTGGTTTCATTTTCAACCAGTGCACCAGAGCTTTTCACAAGTTTAATAGCATCCTTTAAAGGTAAAAATGAAATTATTGTTTCTAATATTATTGGAAGTAATATTATCAATATGTTGCTTGCACTTCCCTTAACGGGTGTTTTTTTGAGTATTGAAACGGAGTTTAAAAGACTTAGGCTTTCTTTTATAGTTCTGTTTTTGCTAATGTTTCTTCTCTTGTTGTTTTCTTTTGACCCAAATGCGTTAGCTTTTTTTAAAATGCCTTATTACAAGACTAGTTCATTGATAATTTTTGCTTTCTTTTTGTTTTACCTATTTTTGTTCTACAAAGAAGAGAGAAAATACAATTTTGTTTTAAAAGAGGCAGAAGAAATTAATTATGATTCTGGCGCTAAATTTTTATTATTGAATGCATTTTCATTGGTTTTAAGTATTTATTTTTTGTATTTAGGTTCAAAATTACTAGTAGATAGTTCAGTGTATATTGCACACAATATTTTTAATGTTAGTGAGAAGGTTATCGGGATTATTCTTGTAGCTTTCGGAACTAGCATACCAGAAATTGTAGTTTCTCTATTTTCTGTGGCTAGGAAAGAAACAGAGATTGCTATTGGAAATATTATTGGGAGTAATATATTCAATATTGGGTTAATTTTAGCTAGTAGTAGCTTTATAAGACCAGTATTGATGAGTGATGTTTATTTTGTTGACTTTGGTGTAATGGTTGCTGTAGCTTTGATTTTATTGTTAGTAGTTAAGTTTAAGGGGGTTTTTAGCAAGGGGCCTTCTATTCTTTTTTTGCTGTTGTATGCTTTGTATAATGCATTTTTATTTGTAGTTGTTTAG
- a CDS encoding putative glycoside hydrolase yields the protein MFFCPIYLLVFCFFLCFHLYSLDGAEYFNNNDLFFVHKGALYKKHGNAIFKVEPEGLETRWVYPFAKPVPKRITSVYEDFYSSNALLTTSDSVYFSHNYFKSFVKLFGRDSFNENSYITSSALSQGENKHIAIGTSNSGIYLNINGSLDFKSLNSLISKTYLSAGYYDIISAVEFSRNNQGELYCSYGIYGDIILINAAVGIVRSLDFPFKKQIVRIIDLSSAKIEKLLVRTYDNHFYSCVDGEWIFEGQFSVYREDFFEKTKRLNLASNKGSIYLTAYTLRNKSAIDSRFEFIKKLGMNAVIIDFKDDSGILTYPSELALSNKVRAVRSLLDVPYILKKAKELGIYVIARVVVFKDEKLYSYNNFEYALWNKKTNQPWANMIRVSEGGSFKYVQREHWVDLFLKDVWNYNISIAKEIQSLGVDEVQFDYIRFPTDGPVSLISSRASKYNMRAIDALESFLIIARENISIPISIDIYGNNGWFITNSIGQNISMISDYVDVVSPMFYPSHYTNGFLDNELYYTTRAYKIYKEGSNRAAVFSFNKVIIRPYVQAFLIGQERSVSKETYLGYFFHQLRGIKESLGNGFSLWNASNTYYMVKSDLSEFLSD from the coding sequence ATGTTTTTTTGCCCGATTTATCTTCTTGTTTTCTGTTTTTTTCTATGCTTTCATCTGTATTCTTTAGATGGTGCTGAATATTTTAATAACAATGATTTATTTTTTGTTCACAAGGGAGCCCTATATAAGAAGCATGGTAATGCAATATTTAAGGTCGAACCAGAAGGTCTGGAGACCAGATGGGTATATCCTTTTGCAAAACCCGTTCCTAAAAGGATAACTTCAGTTTATGAAGATTTTTATTCATCGAATGCTCTCTTAACAACAAGTGATTCTGTTTATTTTTCTCATAATTATTTTAAAAGCTTTGTGAAGTTATTCGGGAGAGATAGCTTTAATGAAAATTCTTATATTACATCTAGTGCATTATCTCAGGGGGAGAATAAGCATATTGCTATTGGAACTTCTAATAGCGGAATATATTTAAATATCAATGGTAGTCTGGATTTTAAAAGCTTAAATTCTTTAATTTCTAAAACCTATTTAAGTGCTGGTTATTATGATATTATCAGTGCTGTAGAGTTTTCAAGGAACAACCAAGGGGAATTATATTGTTCTTATGGAATCTATGGAGATATTATTTTAATTAATGCTGCTGTAGGAATTGTTAGAAGTTTAGATTTCCCTTTCAAGAAACAGATAGTTCGGATTATTGATTTGTCTAGTGCAAAGATAGAGAAATTGTTGGTTAGAACTTATGATAATCATTTTTATTCTTGTGTTGATGGTGAATGGATTTTTGAGGGTCAATTTTCTGTTTATAGGGAAGATTTTTTTGAAAAAACAAAGAGGCTAAATCTTGCCTCTAATAAAGGGTCTATTTATTTAACAGCATATACTCTTAGAAATAAATCTGCTATTGATAGTAGATTTGAATTTATAAAAAAATTAGGAATGAATGCTGTTATAATTGACTTTAAAGATGATAGTGGTATTTTAACTTATCCGAGTGAACTGGCTCTGTCAAATAAAGTGAGGGCTGTTAGAAGCTTGCTTGATGTGCCTTACATTTTAAAGAAGGCGAAGGAGCTTGGCATATACGTTATTGCTCGGGTTGTTGTGTTTAAAGACGAAAAACTTTATTCCTATAATAATTTTGAGTATGCTCTTTGGAATAAAAAAACTAATCAACCTTGGGCAAATATGATAAGGGTTAGTGAAGGTGGTTCTTTTAAGTACGTTCAAAGGGAACACTGGGTAGATCTTTTCTTAAAAGATGTATGGAATTATAATATATCTATTGCAAAAGAAATTCAGTCTCTTGGTGTTGATGAGGTTCAGTTTGATTACATTAGATTCCCAACAGATGGACCCGTTTCTCTTATATCTTCGAGGGCCAGCAAGTATAACATGAGAGCAATCGATGCTCTCGAGTCCTTTTTAATTATAGCTAGGGAAAATATTTCTATCCCTATTTCTATTGATATTTACGGTAATAATGGGTGGTTTATTACAAACAGCATTGGACAAAATATTTCCATGATCTCAGATTATGTTGATGTCGTTTCTCCTATGTTTTATCCTTCTCACTATACCAATGGTTTCCTTGATAATGAATTGTATTACACGACGCGTGCTTACAAGATTTACAAGGAGGGGAGCAATAGGGCTGCTGTGTTTTCTTTCAATAAGGTTATAATTAGACCTTATGTACAAGCTTTTTTAATTGGACAAGAACGAAGTGTAAGTAAGGAAACATATTTAGGATATTTTTTTCATCAGTTAAGAGGAATTAAGGAATCTTTGGGTAATGGGTTTAGTCTTTGGAATGCATCTAATACTTACTATATGGTTAAGAGTGATTTAAGTGAATTCTTGTCTGATTAA
- the malQ gene encoding 4-alpha-glucanotransferase: protein MRKSGILLSISSLPSKYGIGDLGKGAYKFIDFLADSSQTYWQILPYAPTDFVGSPYSSCSAFAGNINYIDLEGIARFIDTDLATLECLENRYVDYNKLKRVKENVLRKAALNFLHRATEGEMKKFEKFMKSASYWLLDFSSFVVFKEYYSKSESSENFNVLFSREILKRDNKALANLRETLGIDIKVQQVLQYFFFSQFSALKNYANASGISIVGDMPIFVSYDSADVWAHQRYFKLKFDASKDKVTGVPPDYFSEEGQLWGSPAYNWKTLRKNNYEWWINRIGFLQKYVDIVRIDHFRGFVSTWEVDARESTAIKGHWVKCPGKDFLKHLLDKIDNLKVWVEDLGVDLEDTFKLRDYFNFPGMKVMQFAFDFDAKNPYLPHNYVRNCIVYTGTHDNNTTRGFINSLDYEHKMYIFNYFNTDEDSVIWDMIRGAMASVADSVIVPMQDYLGLGSEFRMNTPGTIFNNWAFRIIEGDLTDTLSKRISDITKLYGRI from the coding sequence ATGAGAAAAAGTGGAATTTTACTAAGCATTAGTTCTTTGCCTTCTAAGTATGGTATTGGAGATTTGGGAAAGGGGGCTTACAAATTTATAGATTTTCTAGCCGATTCATCGCAAACTTATTGGCAAATATTGCCCTATGCACCTACAGATTTTGTAGGCTCTCCTTATTCCAGTTGTTCAGCCTTCGCGGGTAATATTAATTATATTGACCTAGAAGGCATTGCTAGATTTATTGATACAGATTTAGCTACTCTTGAATGCTTGGAAAATAGGTACGTTGATTATAATAAGCTCAAAAGAGTTAAGGAAAATGTTCTAAGAAAAGCTGCTTTGAATTTTTTGCATAGAGCAACTGAAGGTGAGATGAAAAAGTTTGAAAAATTTATGAAATCTGCTTCTTATTGGCTTTTAGATTTTTCAAGCTTTGTTGTTTTTAAAGAGTATTATTCTAAATCAGAATCTTCGGAAAACTTTAATGTTTTATTTAGTAGAGAAATTCTTAAGAGAGATAATAAGGCCCTAGCCAATCTCAGAGAAACTCTTGGTATTGATATTAAAGTGCAACAAGTTTTGCAGTATTTCTTTTTTTCACAATTTAGTGCCTTAAAGAACTATGCTAATGCCTCTGGAATCAGCATAGTAGGAGATATGCCTATCTTTGTTTCTTATGATTCTGCTGATGTTTGGGCTCATCAGAGGTATTTTAAGCTAAAGTTTGATGCAAGTAAGGATAAGGTAACAGGCGTGCCGCCCGATTATTTTTCTGAGGAAGGACAGCTTTGGGGTAGTCCAGCTTACAACTGGAAAACTTTAAGGAAAAATAACTATGAATGGTGGATTAATCGAATTGGTTTTTTGCAGAAATATGTAGATATTGTTAGAATTGATCATTTCAGGGGATTTGTATCGACTTGGGAGGTGGATGCAAGAGAATCCACGGCTATTAAGGGGCATTGGGTTAAATGTCCAGGTAAAGACTTTTTGAAGCATCTTTTAGACAAAATTGATAATCTTAAAGTTTGGGTAGAAGATCTCGGAGTGGATCTTGAAGATACATTTAAATTGAGAGATTATTTTAATTTTCCAGGGATGAAAGTAATGCAATTCGCCTTTGATTTTGATGCTAAAAATCCATATCTTCCTCATAATTATGTAAGAAATTGCATTGTCTATACAGGGACTCATGATAATAACACTACCCGTGGGTTTATTAATTCTCTTGATTATGAACACAAAATGTATATTTTCAATTATTTCAATACCGATGAAGATTCTGTTATTTGGGATATGATAAGGGGCGCGATGGCTAGTGTTGCAGATAGTGTAATAGTTCCAATGCAAGATTATCTTGGTTTGGGATCTGAATTTAGGATGAATACACCGGGTACAATTTTTAACAACTGGGCTTTTAGAATTATTGAGGGTGACCTGACGGATACTTTGAGCAAGAGAATAAGTGACATTACAAAACTTTATGGGAGAATTTAA
- a CDS encoding OmpA family protein encodes MFLSLLVPHLLIASETLEFKYAKGTKFRIETTDNQVIYLNGILNAKTKTSIQVSSEVKDVKDDFADIRSYFRVLKRDHERDVFLLKEEFEGNFSINGQGEYRINNSQKRPSVRGIPRFPKRPIRINETWTYPAEEYIQASTISEEIKDFIVKFDVHYVYKGKERIKGKNYDVIHSNYESNYNVKNISFSQKVSQIIYFDSAAGNTYKYNDTYVFEMKNEKDNIKMVGNSSGKTISVELQNDSLVENEVKEYIKSKQIASVDVKKIEKGIKLSLDIEFHPDSFQVMKKEYTKLNHIAKLLEKFKDNNILIEGHTAKFGTEQEMQELSEKRAHSIGDYLLKMKVKNKDQIFFKGWGAKKPKYESSSHLASKNRRVEITILNN; translated from the coding sequence ATTTTTTTATCGTTATTGGTGCCACACCTATTGATCGCTTCAGAGACGTTGGAATTTAAGTACGCTAAAGGAACCAAATTTAGAATAGAAACCACAGACAATCAAGTGATTTATCTGAATGGGATACTTAATGCAAAAACTAAAACAAGTATTCAAGTCTCAAGCGAGGTAAAGGACGTAAAAGACGACTTTGCCGACATTAGATCTTATTTTAGGGTACTAAAAAGGGATCACGAGCGTGATGTCTTTTTGCTTAAAGAGGAGTTTGAAGGTAATTTCAGTATAAATGGCCAAGGTGAGTATAGAATAAATAACAGCCAAAAACGGCCCTCCGTTAGGGGCATTCCAAGATTCCCCAAAAGGCCCATAAGGATAAATGAGACCTGGACATATCCAGCAGAGGAATATATTCAAGCTTCTACTATCTCAGAAGAAATAAAAGACTTCATTGTGAAATTTGATGTACATTACGTATACAAAGGCAAAGAAAGAATAAAAGGGAAAAATTACGATGTTATTCATTCAAATTACGAGTCTAACTATAATGTAAAAAACATCTCGTTCTCTCAAAAAGTTAGCCAAATAATCTACTTTGATTCGGCAGCAGGAAATACGTATAAGTACAATGATACGTATGTATTTGAAATGAAAAACGAGAAAGATAATATTAAGATGGTTGGCAATTCATCTGGAAAGACAATCTCTGTTGAATTGCAAAATGACAGCCTAGTGGAAAATGAAGTCAAAGAGTATATTAAGAGTAAACAAATAGCCTCTGTTGATGTAAAGAAAATCGAAAAGGGAATTAAATTAAGCTTAGATATTGAATTTCATCCTGATTCTTTTCAAGTAATGAAAAAGGAGTACACAAAGCTAAACCACATAGCCAAGCTACTAGAAAAATTTAAAGACAACAATATTCTAATAGAAGGACATACAGCAAAATTTGGAACAGAACAGGAAATGCAAGAATTGTCTGAGAAAAGAGCTCATTCAATTGGAGACTACCTACTAAAAATGAAAGTAAAAAACAAAGACCAAATATTTTTCAAAGGATGGGGTGCTAAGAAACCTAAGTACGAGAGCTCATCTCATTTAGCATCAAAAAATCGAAGAGTAGAGATCACAATTCTGAATAATTGA
- a CDS encoding TraR/DksA family transcriptional regulator encodes MQKSNFEHEFVLKMKNLLLEAKKEILNSIKSVEDSKREIISNDLHLKDVVDIAFDNMDGNNLEALSSVEKKNLHLINQALYRISQNTYGRCLACDKDIVKERLEAIPYAFLCIGCQTKKEKKRRR; translated from the coding sequence ATGCAGAAAAGTAATTTTGAGCATGAGTTTGTTTTAAAGATGAAAAATCTTCTTTTGGAAGCAAAAAAAGAAATATTGAATTCTATAAAATCTGTTGAGGATAGTAAGAGGGAAATTATTAGCAATGATCTTCATCTTAAAGATGTGGTTGATATTGCCTTTGACAACATGGATGGAAACAACCTTGAAGCTTTAAGTTCTGTTGAGAAAAAGAACCTTCATTTAATAAATCAGGCACTTTATCGTATTTCTCAGAATACTTACGGAAGGTGTTTAGCTTGTGATAAGGACATTGTAAAAGAAAGACTTGAAGCTATCCCCTATGCATTTTTGTGCATAGGATGCCAGACTAAAAAAGAGAAAAAGAGGAGAAGGTAA
- the infA gene encoding translation initiation factor IF-1, which produces MDIKEEAIETEGIVKESLPNTMFRVELKNGHLVLAHLSGKMRKHFIKIVPGDRVKVALSPYDLTKGRIIYREK; this is translated from the coding sequence TTGGATATTAAAGAAGAAGCTATTGAGACCGAAGGTATTGTTAAAGAATCTCTTCCTAATACCATGTTTAGAGTAGAACTTAAAAATGGACATTTAGTTTTGGCTCATTTATCTGGAAAGATGAGAAAACACTTCATTAAGATAGTCCCCGGCGATAGGGTGAAGGTTGCACTTTCGCCCTATGATCTTACTAAGGGAAGAATAATATACAGAGAGAAATAA
- a CDS encoding tetratricopeptide repeat protein: protein MGRNFLVRLLLGIAFVSFFSCTNVRSMSLMAVGNYEYIRGNYQSAISTYYNLVDDVESSSWGYYNLGVVYYSLGEYESSLRMFSYARREDDVFLNFSINYNEGIIYYNQGLYRKAEIAFKEALRINPASYNAKYNLELAIIKKRSVSDNLEALSVNKGKDFIENNENFLRYIENLERILWITRTEEGVVSPKEDW from the coding sequence ATGGGACGAAACTTTTTAGTCAGGTTGTTGCTGGGCATTGCGTTTGTGTCTTTTTTTTCTTGTACTAATGTTAGGTCTATGTCTCTTATGGCCGTTGGAAATTATGAATACATTAGAGGCAATTATCAAAGTGCGATCTCTACTTACTACAATCTTGTGGATGACGTTGAGAGTTCTTCTTGGGGCTATTATAACCTTGGTGTTGTATATTATTCTTTGGGTGAGTATGAGAGCTCTCTTCGAATGTTTTCATATGCAAGAAGAGAGGATGATGTTTTTCTGAATTTTAGCATAAATTATAATGAGGGAATAATATATTATAACCAAGGACTTTATCGAAAGGCGGAGATAGCCTTTAAGGAAGCTTTAAGAATTAATCCTGCAAGCTATAATGCTAAATACAATCTTGAGCTTGCAATAATTAAAAAGAGGAGCGTTTCGGATAATTTGGAAGCTTTAAGTGTTAATAAAGGTAAAGATTTTATTGAGAATAATGAGAATTTTTTAAGGTACATTGAGAATCTTGAGAGGATTTTATGGATAACAAGAACAGAGGAAGGTGTTGTGTCTCCAAAAGAAGATTGGTAG
- a CDS encoding VWA domain-containing protein, producing MSIGNYYALYLFVVLFLILVVYIYNFKKGLPFFKNLSLMYVNNAYIKNYYIKKILMMFFFILGLGFLILSILNISWGHKVTEDERANLRISFVFDISRSMLSLDEGRSINRLESAKDVISLILNNLESAEYSLTIFKGRPVLVLPFSKDKTSLHKVLNYIEPNLISSPGSFLGEGVFSAIQGIKDDSYYNFLIILTDGDEWGENNYYRFSKLVDSMGIRSFIVGIGSKNPSPLVYNDLVVKDKEGGVVKALFNEDNLHLLASSLKGSYYDLYLKGTNYVINEIRNDIMKKSSSDIMIVGILRYKVFLVGSLLCALLYIFVRVIKWDETF from the coding sequence ATGAGCATAGGAAATTATTACGCTTTATACTTGTTTGTAGTTTTGTTTTTGATTCTTGTTGTCTATATCTACAATTTTAAGAAAGGTCTTCCGTTTTTTAAAAATTTAAGTCTTATGTATGTTAATAACGCATACATAAAAAACTATTACATAAAAAAAATACTTATGATGTTTTTTTTCATCTTGGGTTTGGGTTTTTTAATTCTTTCTATTTTAAATATTTCTTGGGGACATAAAGTTACTGAAGACGAGAGGGCAAATTTAAGAATATCTTTTGTTTTTGACATATCTCGTAGTATGTTGAGCCTAGATGAGGGCAGATCGATTAACAGACTGGAGAGTGCTAAGGATGTTATCAGTTTGATTTTGAATAACCTTGAGAGTGCTGAGTATTCGCTTACTATTTTTAAGGGCAGGCCGGTGCTAGTGTTACCCTTTTCTAAAGACAAGACTAGTCTACATAAAGTATTAAATTATATTGAACCTAATTTGATAAGTTCTCCTGGTAGTTTTTTAGGCGAAGGGGTTTTTAGTGCCATACAGGGAATAAAGGATGATTCTTATTATAATTTTTTGATAATTTTAACGGATGGGGATGAATGGGGCGAGAATAATTATTATAGATTTTCTAAATTGGTGGATAGTATGGGTATTAGGAGCTTTATAGTTGGTATTGGGAGTAAAAATCCATCTCCTTTAGTTTATAATGATTTGGTTGTTAAGGATAAAGAGGGAGGCGTGGTTAAGGCTTTGTTTAATGAGGATAATTTACATCTTCTTGCCTCTTCTCTTAAAGGGTCTTATTATGATTTGTATTTAAAAGGTACAAATTATGTTATCAATGAGATAAGAAATGATATAATGAAAAAAAGTTCAAGTGATATTATGATTGTTGGCATTCTGAGGTATAAAGTTTTCTTAGTTGGGTCTCTTTTGTGCGCGTTATTGTATATATTTGTTAGGGTTATTAAATGGGACGAAACTTTTTAG
- a CDS encoding VWA domain-containing protein has protein sequence MLTFNSPLYLFLLILLPPIIYCSHFLRNRGGKVKFPISLYGSVGSLKFRDYGLDLLYFTTYSFLYLAITGMILTLSGPSISKKKMVYLSDGADIIIVLDISPSMGAVEFSSKNRLEFAKELVKYFSFQRENDNIGLVAFAKEASLIVPLTVDRDFFSKKLDDIYIMDLGNGSALGLGISIALSHLRHSEAPSRSVIVLTDGVVNSDEVYKDQVINLAKGLNVKIYSVGIGSSEELNVEFKMRSGKFYQGTLREVYDSSMLSEISNQTGGLFYSVNDDFSFKFAIQDFSKKENVERKVKISVENNDIYNEFLLVIFCLLVLHFVFSKVLLREVL, from the coding sequence GTGCTAACATTTAATTCTCCTCTATACTTATTTTTACTTATACTTCTTCCACCAATAATTTACTGTAGTCATTTTCTTAGGAATAGGGGGGGGAAAGTCAAATTTCCAATATCTCTTTATGGCAGTGTTGGTTCTCTAAAATTTAGGGATTATGGACTAGACCTGTTGTATTTTACAACTTACTCTTTTCTTTATCTGGCAATAACAGGTATGATTTTGACCTTATCAGGGCCTTCTATTTCAAAAAAGAAGATGGTTTATCTCAGTGATGGAGCAGATATCATTATTGTATTAGATATATCACCTAGTATGGGTGCTGTTGAGTTTTCTTCTAAAAATAGACTTGAATTTGCAAAGGAGTTAGTTAAGTATTTTTCTTTTCAAAGAGAGAATGACAATATTGGTTTAGTGGCTTTTGCAAAGGAGGCCTCGTTAATAGTTCCACTTACGGTTGACAGGGATTTTTTTTCCAAAAAGTTAGACGATATTTACATTATGGATCTTGGCAATGGTTCTGCTTTGGGTCTTGGAATTTCAATAGCTCTTTCTCATTTAAGGCATTCGGAGGCTCCTAGTAGGTCAGTTATTGTTCTAACAGATGGAGTAGTTAATTCGGATGAAGTGTACAAGGATCAAGTAATAAATCTTGCTAAGGGATTGAATGTTAAAATTTATTCCGTGGGAATTGGTAGTAGTGAGGAACTTAATGTTGAATTTAAAATGAGGTCTGGTAAATTTTATCAGGGTACTTTAAGAGAAGTTTACGATTCTAGCATGCTTTCTGAGATTTCAAATCAAACTGGAGGACTTTTTTATTCTGTAAACGATGATTTTTCATTTAAATTTGCAATTCAGGATTTTTCAAAAAAAGAAAACGTGGAAAGGAAGGTTAAAATTTCTGTTGAAAATAACGACATTTACAACGAATTTTTATTAGTAATATTTTGTTTACTCGTTCTTCATTTTGTATTTTCTAAGGTCCTTTTGCGAGAGGTATTATGA
- a CDS encoding DUF58 domain-containing protein: MHENNELNTSTKSKIKALRFFSRKMLLELNFGGYRSIFKGLGLEFHEFRPYEETDDARFIDWNVSAKTDSIFSRVFKEDKGMNLHLLVDNSLSMSLGSAINKKEIQDFLVSIFAHMAFFNNDKIGITFFSNKTDKFIPSRKGHSHLGLILNETINRKLQKGSNLTYIFKNTAEYYKKRSLIIIISDFKASDYFRSLTVLSKRHNIIAIRLADFFDENLPQYGFLTYEDIETGEDFLASGFSKAIVNSYKNYWILDKIRWKQECVKRSINFVEISTKDDVFRKIKALLKKDSRV, from the coding sequence ATGCACGAGAATAATGAATTAAATACTAGCACTAAGTCTAAAATAAAGGCTTTGAGATTTTTTTCAAGAAAAATGCTTTTAGAACTTAATTTTGGTGGGTATCGTTCAATCTTTAAAGGGCTTGGCCTTGAATTTCATGAATTTAGGCCTTATGAGGAGACTGATGATGCTAGGTTTATTGATTGGAATGTTAGTGCTAAAACCGATAGCATCTTTTCAAGGGTTTTTAAAGAAGATAAGGGGATGAATCTTCATCTTCTTGTTGATAATTCGCTTTCAATGAGTTTGGGCAGCGCTATTAACAAAAAGGAAATTCAGGATTTTTTAGTTTCTATTTTTGCTCATATGGCTTTTTTTAACAATGATAAAATAGGCATAACCTTTTTCTCAAATAAAACAGATAAATTCATTCCTTCTAGGAAAGGTCATTCACATTTGGGATTAATTTTAAATGAAACAATAAATAGGAAGCTTCAAAAGGGAAGTAACTTGACTTATATATTTAAAAATACAGCTGAGTATTACAAAAAAAGATCTTTAATTATCATTATTTCGGATTTTAAAGCAAGTGATTATTTCAGGTCTTTAACTGTTCTTAGCAAACGGCATAACATCATTGCAATAAGGCTTGCAGATTTTTTTGATGAAAATCTTCCTCAGTATGGATTTTTAACTTATGAAGATATTGAAACGGGTGAAGATTTTTTGGCTTCGGGTTTTAGTAAGGCGATAGTGAATAGTTATAAAAATTATTGGATACTAGATAAGATAAGGTGGAAGCAAGAGTGCGTAAAAAGAAGTATTAATTTTGTAGAAATTAGTACAAAGGATGATGTCTTTAGGAAAATAAAAGCCCTTTTGAAAAAGGATAGCAGAGTTTGA
- a CDS encoding MoxR family ATPase, with protein MKSSFQIDSEVENALGLINKFRREVSSRILGQKEMIDAILMGILTEGHVLLEGVPGLAKTLTIQTVSDVLDLGFKRVQFTPDLLPSDLTGNMVYKNTTGTFRVRKGPIFSNIILADEINRAPAKVQAALLEAMAECQVTLGDETHKLPDPFFVLATQNPIEQEGTYNLPEAQLDRFLLKVNVNYPAIQDEIKLLKIFSVGGGLDNIKVAKVMNSYSLADLKRIVGKVKVDDKIMLYIVTLIAASRENDKKTYPFTKYIEFGASPRASISLLKCARVNALYEGRLFVLPEDVKAVAYNVLRHRITPSYEAEVEEMNTDDIIKILLSAVALP; from the coding sequence ATGAAAAGTAGTTTTCAAATAGATTCAGAGGTAGAGAATGCGTTAGGTTTAATAAACAAGTTTAGGAGAGAGGTTTCAAGCAGGATCCTTGGGCAAAAGGAGATGATTGATGCCATTTTAATGGGAATTTTGACCGAAGGGCATGTATTACTTGAGGGTGTTCCAGGGCTTGCGAAGACATTAACAATACAGACAGTCTCAGATGTTCTTGATCTTGGGTTTAAAAGGGTTCAATTTACGCCAGATCTTTTACCTTCAGATCTTACGGGAAATATGGTATACAAGAATACTACGGGGACTTTTAGGGTGAGAAAGGGCCCTATATTTTCAAATATTATTTTAGCGGATGAAATTAATAGGGCACCTGCAAAGGTTCAAGCGGCGCTTCTTGAGGCAATGGCTGAATGTCAAGTGACCCTTGGTGATGAAACACATAAACTGCCAGATCCATTCTTTGTTCTTGCAACTCAAAATCCAATTGAGCAAGAGGGAACTTATAACTTGCCAGAAGCTCAACTTGATAGGTTTTTACTGAAGGTTAATGTGAATTATCCTGCCATTCAGGATGAGATAAAACTTCTTAAGATATTCTCAGTTGGAGGAGGCCTTGATAATATTAAGGTTGCAAAGGTAATGAATTCGTACTCTTTGGCAGATCTTAAACGTATAGTCGGTAAGGTAAAGGTAGATGATAAGATAATGCTTTATATCGTTACTTTAATAGCAGCTTCTCGTGAGAATGACAAGAAAACTTATCCATTTACTAAATATATTGAATTTGGTGCATCTCCTAGGGCATCAATTAGTTTGCTCAAATGTGCTCGTGTTAATGCTCTTTATGAGGGTCGACTATTTGTTCTTCCAGAAGATGTTAAGGCTGTAGCTTATAATGTTTTAAGGCACAGAATTACCCCATCTTATGAAGCAGAAGTTGAAGAAATGAATACGGATGATATTATTAAGATACTCCTCTCAGCGGTGGCGCTTCCTTAG